The genomic interval TTTGAGGTTCAACAAAATGTTCACGACATCTTCTTGAACACCGTCAATCGAAGAGTACTCATGCAGCACGCCTGCAATAGTCACTTCGGTTGCCGAATAACCCACCATGGACGACAACAGTACACGGCGTAGTGCATTACCCAATGTATGCCCGTAACCGCGTTCAAACGGCTCCAACGCAACTTTCGCACGGTTGTGGCCCAGTTGCTCAACGTTGATGGCTTTGGGTTTCAGCAAATTAGTTTGCATGCATGCTTCCTCTCAGTACCCCCAGCTCGTTACACCGGTAAGGCAAGTGTTGGTTCTAGACCGCAGTGCCCCGCAGCCTAGGAACAAAATCAAACGACAAATGCGGAATTAACGCGAATACAACTCAACGATCAGGGATTCGTTGACATCAGAAGCGAACTCATCACGGTCTGGTACCTTCTTGAAAATACCTTCGGTCTTTTCGATGCTGACTTCCACCCATGCTGGCAAGCCCACTTGTTGCGCCAATTGCAGAGCTTCAACAATACGGTTTTGCTTCTTCGACTTGTCGCGAACAGCCACTACGTCGCCGGTCTTGACCATGTACGAAGGGATGTTCACGCACTGGCCGTTCACCGTCATCGCCTTGTGCGACACCAGCTGGCGTGCTTCAGCGCGCGTGGAGCCGAAACCCATGCGGTAGACCACGTTGTCCAGACGCGATTCCAGCAGAAACAGCAGATTGGCACCGGTATTGCCCTTGCGGCGATCGGCTTCTTCGAAATAGCGGCGGAACTGACGCTCCAACACACCGTACATGCGCTTTACTTTTTGCTTTTCGCGCAGCTGCAAACCGAAGTCAGAAGTACGGGCACCAGAAGTGCGACCGTGTTGACCTGGCTTGGAGTCGAATTTAGCCTTGTCGCTGATCGAACGACGAGCGCTCTTCAGGAAAAGATCAGTACCTTCACGGCGGGAGAGTTTGGCCTTGGGACCGAGATAGCGTGCCACTTGAGCGTCCTTAAAATTTATCTTCCACGCAGAAACGTGGGAGCCATCTGCGCAATGCAGATGGCGGTGGGCTTATAAAAACCGGACCGAAATGAATTCCGGTGAGATTAGATGCGACGGCGCTTTTGAGGGCGGCAACCGTTGTGTGGAACGGGAGTCACATCTGCAATCGAGGTAATGCGGATACCGAGTGCACCCAGAGCGCGAACCGAAGATTCGCGGCCAGGACCCGGGCCTTTGATTTCGACATCAAGATTCTTGATACCTTGTTCAATGGCTGCACGACCAGCGACTTCGGAAGCAACCTGGGCAGCAAAAGGAGTCGATTTACGCGAACCCTTGAAGCCCTGGCCACCGGAAGAAGCCCAAGACAACGCATTGCCTTGACGATCAGTGATCGTGATGATTGTATTGTTAAATGATGCGTGCACGTGTGCGACACCGTCAGACACGTTCTTGCGAACCTTCTTACGTACGCGCTGCGATGCGTTGCTTTGCTGAGCTTTTGCCATAGTGATCTCTCAATCCCTTTATTTCTTCAATGAAGCTGCAGCCTTGCGCGGTCCCTTGCGGGTGCGTGCGTTGGTACGCGTACGCTGGCCACGCATGGGCAGACCACGACGGTGGCGGAAACCACGGTAGCAGCCGATGTCCATCAATCGCTTGATGTTCATCGTGGTTTCTCTACGCAAATCGCCTTCAATGGTGAAGAGAGCGATTTGGTCGCGGATCTTTTCCAGATCAGCATCGGTCAAGTCTTTGACCTTCTTGGAATATGCAATGTCGCAAGCTTCGCAAATCTTGCGAGCGCGGGTGCGACCGATACCAAAAATAGCGGTTAAGCCGATTTCGGAATGCTTTTGCGGCGGAATGTTAATACCAGCGATACGTGCCATGTGCGTCCTCTAAAACTTTTCTATCAACCTTGACGCTGTTTGTGGCGTGGATCTGTACAGATCACACGAACCACGCCCTTGCGCCGGATGACTTTGCAGTTGCGGCAAATTTTCTTAACCGAAGCTGAAACTCTCATTTAATTCTCCTAAAACTCTGAATACCGTGCGATTGAATTCTCTGGAACAAAACACCAGAACCCATGACCAACTTTTCACTTACCAATTACGCATTGGCAGAAGACTTGAAGTTAGCCTTTTTCAGCAATGACTCATACTGTTGAGACATCATGTAGTTTTGAACCTGGGCCATGAAATCCATGGTCACCACCACAATAATCAGCAGTGACGTTCCACCAAAATTAAATGGCACGTTGTATTTCAAGACCAATATTTCCGGAACCAAACACACAAAGGTGATGTACACCGCACCTGCCAAAGTCAACCTCAGCAATATCTTGTCGATATAGCGAGCAGTCTGTTCACCCGGACGAATACCAGGAATGAACGCGCCGCTTTTCTTCAGGTTGTCTGCTGTTTCGCGGCTATTGAAAACAAGGGCCGTATAGAAAAAGCAGAAAAACACAATGGCACTGGCGTAGAACAACACATATACCGGCTGTCCTGGGCTCAGCATACCTGCGACATCTTTCAACCAGCGCAACGACTCAGATGCACTGAACCAGTTCACAACTGTTGCAGGCAACAAAATAATCGATGAAGCAAAGATCGGAGGAATCACACCAGCCATATTGAGCTTCAAAGGCAAGTGCGAAGACTGTCCGCCGTAAACCTTGTTGCCCACCTGCCGCCGTGCGTAATTCACCAAAATCTTTCTTTGACCACGTTCAACGAACACGACAAAGTAGGTGACTAAGGCAACCACTGCAACAATAAAGATGGATGCAATGATGCTCATAGCACCGGTACGCACCAACTCCAGCAAGCCACCAATCGAACCCGGCAGACCAGCCGCGATACCAGCGAAGATCAGGATGGAAATTCCATTACCCAAACCACGTTCAGTAATTTGCTCGCCCAACCACATCAAAAACATGGTTCCAGCGGTCAAACTCACGACAGCCGTCATACGAAACCCAAAACCTGGCGACAAAACAAGACCTGGAGAACTCTCCAAACCTGTAGCAATCACCAACGACTGGAACAGGGCAAGGCCCAAAGTGCCATAACGGGTGTATTGGGTAATCTTGCGACGGCCAGACTCACCTTCCTTCTTCATCTGCTCAAACATCGGGACCACATAGCCCATCAATTGCATGATGATGGAGGCCGAGATGTAAGGCATGATGCCTAGGGCAAAGACGGTAAACCGGGACAAGGCGCCACCAGAAAACATATTGAACAAGCTCAATATGCCGCCTTGCTGGCCTTTAAAAAGCTGCTGCAGTTGCGTTGCGTCGATGCCAGGCACAGGAATGTGTGCACCGACACGATAGACAACCAGCGCAAGCAACAAAAACACCAAGCGACGACGCAGGTCGCCGAACTTACCCGTCTTTGCGATTTGAGCGCTAGTTGCCACCGAACGTTTCCTTCAACAAAAACTTAAGCCAGGCTGCCACCGGCGGCTTCAATAGCCGCCTTGGCTGCTGCCGTAGCACCAATACCAGTGAACTTGATCGCCTTGGTCAGTTCGCCGGTCTTGATGACCTTGATGACTTTTGCCATCTCAGCGATCAGACCTGCTTGCTTCAGTGCCAAACCGTCTACTTCAGACAGGCCCAGCTTTTCCAGCGCTTCCAGAGTGACTTCAGCGTTGTACTTCAGCAAATGCGATTTGAAACCACGCTTAGGCAACCGGCGTTGCATAGGCATTTGACCGCCTTCAAAGCCGACCTTGTGGTAGCCACCAGCACGGGATTTTTGACCTTTGTGGCCGCGGCCAGAGGTCTTGCCCAGGCCAGAGCCAATACCGCGACCAACGCGACGCTTGGCGTGCTTTGCACCCGCTGCGGGCTTAATGCCATTGAGTTCCATCGTCAATCCTTAGATGATTTTGACCAGATAACTGATCTTGTTGATCATGCCGCGGACTTCGGGCGTGTCTTGCAATTCGCTTACGCTGCGAATCTTGCGTAGACCCAAGCCACGAACGGTTGCACGGTGCGATTCTTTGGTACCAATCGGGCTGCGAACCAGCGTCACTTTGAGTGTTTGTTGCGTTGTCATTTGAATAACCTTGCTCAGACGAAGATTTCTTCGACGTTTTTGCCGCGCTTGGCAGCAATGTCCGAAGGAGTGGTCGAATTACGCAATGCATCCAAGGTGGCACGCACCATGTTGTATGGGTTCGACGAACCATGGCTCTTGGCCACGATATCGGTGATACCCATCACTTCAAACACTGCGCGCATAGGGCCGCCTGCGATGATGCCGGTACCCTTGGGGGCCGGTGCCATCATCACGTTGGCTGCGCCATGTTGGCCAGTCACTTTGTGGAAAACGGAACCGTTTTTCAGCGTGACCTTCACCATGTTGCGGCGGGCTTCTTCCATCGCTTTTTGCACAGCAGCAGGCACTTCTTTCGACTTGCCCTTGCCCATGCCAACGCGACCTTCGCCATCACCCACCACGGTCAAAGCTGCGAAACCAAGAATACGGCCACCCTTGACCACCTTGGTAACGCGGTTGACCGCGATCATCTTTTCACGCAGGCCGTCTTCAGGCCCTTCAGCCTTACCCTGCATTTTTCCTTGAACTTTAGCCATGATTTATTCCGATCTGCTTAGAACTGCAAGCCAGCTTCGCGGGCAGCATCGGCAAGCGCCTTGACGCGTCCGTGGTACGCAAAACCTGAGCGATCAAACGCTACTTTTTCAACGCCGGCAGCTTTTGCTTTTTCAGCAATCAGCTTGCCAATGGCTTGTGCTGCGGTGGTGTTGCCACCCTTGCCAGCGCCGCCCAGCTCTTTGCGCACAGCCGCTTCTGCGGTCGATGCGCTGGCCAGAATCTTGGCACCGTCGCCAGAAATAACGCTGGCGTAGATGTGCAAGTTGGTACGGTTCACCGTCAGGCGTGCAACGCCTTGGGTTGCAATACGGATGCGGGTTTGACGCGCACGGCGGAGACGCTGTTCTTTTTTGGTCAACATGTTGCGGCTCCTTATTTCTTCTTGGTTTCTTTGATCGTGATCTTCTCATCCGAATAACGGATGCCCTTGCCCTTGTAAGGCTCGGGGGGACGGATCGCACGAATCTCAGCAGCCACCTGGCCCACACGTTGACGGTCAGCACCCTTGATCAGAATTTCTGTCGGGGTGGGAGTTGCAACGGTGATGCCAGCAGGCATGTCGATATTGACGGGGTGGGAGTAACCCACGGCCAAGTTCAGCTTGGCACCTTGGGCGGCAGCTTTGTAGCCCACGCCAACCAGGCTCAGCTTCTTCTCGAAACCCTTGGTCACACCGACGACCATGTTGTTCACCAGCTGACGCATGGTGCCCGACATGGCATTGGCTTCACGGGACTCGTTGGCGGGG from Comamonadaceae bacterium OS-1 carries:
- the rpsD gene encoding 30S ribosomal protein S4; protein product: MARYLGPKAKLSRREGTDLFLKSARRSISDKAKFDSKPGQHGRTSGARTSDFGLQLREKQKVKRMYGVLERQFRRYFEEADRRKGNTGANLLFLLESRLDNVVYRMGFGSTRAEARQLVSHKAMTVNGQCVNIPSYMVKTGDVVAVRDKSKKQNRIVEALQLAQQVGLPAWVEVSIEKTEGIFKKVPDRDEFASDVNESLIVELYSR
- the rpsM gene encoding 30S ribosomal protein S13, whose amino-acid sequence is MARIAGINIPPQKHSEIGLTAIFGIGRTRARKICEACDIAYSKKVKDLTDADLEKIRDQIALFTIEGDLRRETTMNIKRLMDIGCYRGFRHRRGLPMRGQRTRTNARTRKGPRKAAASLKK
- the secY gene encoding protein translocase subunit SecY: MATSAQIAKTGKFGDLRRRLVFLLLALVVYRVGAHIPVPGIDATQLQQLFKGQQGGILSLFNMFSGGALSRFTVFALGIMPYISASIIMQLMGYVVPMFEQMKKEGESGRRKITQYTRYGTLGLALFQSLVIATGLESSPGLVLSPGFGFRMTAVVSLTAGTMFLMWLGEQITERGLGNGISILIFAGIAAGLPGSIGGLLELVRTGAMSIIASIFIVAVVALVTYFVVFVERGQRKILVNYARRQVGNKVYGGQSSHLPLKLNMAGVIPPIFASSIILLPATVVNWFSASESLRWLKDVAGMLSPGQPVYVLFYASAIVFFCFFYTALVFNSRETADNLKKSGAFIPGIRPGEQTARYIDKILLRLTLAGAVYITFVCLVPEILVLKYNVPFNFGGTSLLIIVVVTMDFMAQVQNYMMSQQYESLLKKANFKSSANA
- the rplO gene encoding 50S ribosomal protein L15 — its product is MELNGIKPAAGAKHAKRRVGRGIGSGLGKTSGRGHKGQKSRAGGYHKVGFEGGQMPMQRRLPKRGFKSHLLKYNAEVTLEALEKLGLSEVDGLALKQAGLIAEMAKVIKVIKTGELTKAIKFTGIGATAAAKAAIEAAGGSLA
- the rpmD gene encoding 50S ribosomal protein L30, which gives rise to MTTQQTLKVTLVRSPIGTKESHRATVRGLGLRKIRSVSELQDTPEVRGMINKISYLVKII
- the rpsE gene encoding 30S ribosomal protein S5; its protein translation is MAKVQGKMQGKAEGPEDGLREKMIAVNRVTKVVKGGRILGFAALTVVGDGEGRVGMGKGKSKEVPAAVQKAMEEARRNMVKVTLKNGSVFHKVTGQHGAANVMMAPAPKGTGIIAGGPMRAVFEVMGITDIVAKSHGSSNPYNMVRATLDALRNSTTPSDIAAKRGKNVEEIFV
- the rplR gene encoding 50S ribosomal protein L18, whose amino-acid sequence is MLTKKEQRLRRARQTRIRIATQGVARLTVNRTNLHIYASVISGDGAKILASASTAEAAVRKELGGAGKGGNTTAAQAIGKLIAEKAKAAGVEKVAFDRSGFAYHGRVKALADAAREAGLQF
- the rplF gene encoding 50S ribosomal protein L6, which produces MSRVGKMPVAIPAGVDVAIKDDQINVKGTGGSLSLTQNALVTVTNDAGKLTFVPANESREANAMSGTMRQLVNNMVVGVTKGFEKKLSLVGVGYKAAAQGAKLNLAVGYSHPVNIDMPAGITVATPTPTEILIKGADRQRVGQVAAEIRAIRPPEPYKGKGIRYSDEKITIKETKKK